DNA from Lentilitoribacter sp. Alg239-R112:
GACCCGTGCTGGTGCTCGCGCATATGTGAAAGCAATATGAGCCGCCAAGCCCAGAGTTTCAGCGTGATCAGGCATTCGTTTTGCCAAAAGGTCAGCCAAGTACAACGCCTCTCGCCCCATGTCATCCGTTGGTTCAATCCAATCCAACGCATAAGCACCATAAATTGCCTCTAGCACCGGCAGGAAGCGTTCGGGCAGCAAGTCACCTTCAGGAACTTGAAACGGGATTTTAACATCACGAATCTTTCGCTTTGCCCGAACCAGCCTTTGAGCCATTGTTGTTGGCGACAGCGCAAATATTCTGGCAATATCTTTGGCCTCTACTCCCAGCACAGTTTGCAACATCAAAGGCGTATGCAAATCTTGCGAAATACCCACCGAGCGTTTCCTTCATTTCCGCAAACGGCCCATCCTGAACTATTTTTGTACCGCCCTTTAATGATACAGTCGTGGCTGTATCAACTGGCAGTAGCCAATCTGTCTCAATGAAAACGCCTGCTTCGTTCAACGCTCCAATATAAGCTTCGTAAGCCTGCTTCTCACTCGCCCAATCATCGGGTGTCATGTGAGCAAGGTCTTTTGGGTCTTTTTCTGGCGGTGATCAAATAAACGCCTATGACAGCGAGGGTACAGCCAAATAGTGCAGTTAAACCAAGTTGTTCATCAAATAGAAAATAGGCTTGCAAAACAGTAGCAGGCGGCACCAAATAGAAATAGCTGGCAACCTTGGATACCTCGCCCTCGCGGATCATATACATCAAGAGCAACACAGCACCTATAGAAAGTGCAAAAACTGACCAAACCAACGCCGCAACCATCTCAAAGTTGACATTTACCTCGTGGGTTTCAAGCGCTAAACTCAACGGCAGCACAACAATCACGCCGCCTGCATATTGACAAAGAGTGCCAGAAACTAACGGTACTTTTTCCGCCAATTGCTTTTGCAATATTCCCCCGTATGAGATCCCAACAAGTGCAATAATGCATGAAATTATACCGAATATAGCGAGTTTACCGCCGCTTGTGCCACCGGGTGAATAGATCACTAGGGAGATACCCAAAAATCCTAAAACAAGACCGATGATCTGAATAAGCCTTAGGCGCTGCTTTAACAAAACCCAACCAAGAAACGCTGTTAGCGCAGGATGAAGCCCCACAAAGATTGAGGAAATTCCTGCTGGCACGCCATGATCAATAGCAAAGAACACGCCACCCAAATAGGCGCCATGTATTAAAGCGCCAATCAGCATTTGATAGGCAATATCAATACGCACAGGCCATCGTTTCTTCATCAACCAAATTAGAAAAAGGAACGCGATAATGGTGAACAAAAAACGTAATGTCAGAAAATAAAACGGCTCAATGTTTGGTATCGCATATTTGGCATTGATAAAACCGGTACTCCATATCCAAACGAATAGGACCGGTATCAGCTGAGTGAGGCGTGCGTTCATGAAAGTGCTTTCAAAGATTTCACACTGATACCTAAATCATCGAAAGATAAAGTCCAAGCTTATTCATGAAACACTTTATATGTAAGCGCTATCATTATTAACGGTCTAATTTATTCATTCGTCCGATAACCTTTACCGGGCTACCTTTAACGTCAGAAAACTCGGTTCTTAGAATAGATTTTGCGCCCATATCCTCGCCCTGGATGATTTTGAGGGCATTCTCATGCGGCCAACCGATATCACGTAAGTAACCTGAAAGCGCCGCAGCTGCAGAGGCTGTTGCGGGATCTTCCATTGCTCCCCAGGCGGCATAAGTGTTTCGCGCATGGAATATGTGATTGTTTTCTGCAAATACGAGCATAATGGAAAAGATGTTTTTATCGCGCATGAACTGACACCCCTCTTCCATTTCATAAAACATGTTTGCCAGATCTTCTCTATTTTTAAGAGCCAGAACAAAATGGGTTGAGCCAGCATAGATTATCGCTGGTGGTATATCTGGATCTAATTGATCACGGCGATAGCCAAACACATCCAAAAGTTCGCTTGTCGCCATTGCATTCAATTGCTTACTATGGGTGTTTGGCGAATGAGTTGTCGCAGCTAAACCGTTGCTATTTTTTTGACCGTCTACACAATATTGAATGTCTTTATGGCAAATTTCATATCTTGCTGTGCCGTATT
Protein-coding regions in this window:
- a CDS encoding DMT family transporter is translated as MNARLTQLIPVLFVWIWSTGFINAKYAIPNIEPFYFLTLRFLFTIIAFLFLIWLMKKRWPVRIDIAYQMLIGALIHGAYLGGVFFAIDHGVPAGISSIFVGLHPALTAFLGWVLLKQRLRLIQIIGLVLGFLGISLVIYSPGGTSGGKLAIFGIISCIIALVGISYGGILQKQLAEKVPLVSGTLCQYAGGVIVVLPLSLALETHEVNVNFEMVAALVWSVFALSIGAVLLLMYMIREGEVSKVASYFYLVPPATVLQAYFLFDEQLGLTALFGCTLAVIGVYLITARKRPKRPCSHDTR
- a CDS encoding PhzF family phenazine biosynthesis isomerase; translation: MKIEKIAAFSEDGRGGNPTGVLLLDEEIQSDEMQYLASNLGYTETAFASRQDDGRWFARYFSPEVELPSCGHGTTTLGAVLAEKYGTARYEICHKDIQYCVDGQKNSNGLAATTHSPNTHSKQLNAMATSELLDVFGYRRDQLDPDIPPAIIYAGSTHFVLALKNREDLANMFYEMEEGCQFMRDKNIFSIMLVFAENNHIFHARNTYAAWGAMEDPATASAAAALSGYLRDIGWPHENALKIIQGEDMGAKSILRTEFSDVKGSPVKVIGRMNKLDR